A single window of Myripristis murdjan chromosome 21, fMyrMur1.1, whole genome shotgun sequence DNA harbors:
- the fastkd1 gene encoding FAST kinase domain-containing protein 1, mitochondrial, translated as MFRFRLVSSCLRRCLHGGTVNQSQVLEQLQLCSAEDQVFEVVGKNKAKLAVSHVACAVGMLWQFQKEKPQMLRTIDFIKSHPQFLTLRVLAENKITHMDDIMLVDMLYNVLRLNVDFHDSLVQQLVSEAWLRIDRFPVSSLSKFAICLSDQYLQHSPLMGCITNILDQKLSSINDARVLTTLMISVSALVSPRLRDALISRADHVLDTTDPLNYNNPRRVVQFLRNIKFSHRPLLEKCNQIILCNIPRLDAENISIIMGLYQSLQFSNCDFRLAAKQRLIELIDSCTDPFSFTKLFVALSPMASPEIREGLENTALLLADELNAQQALAIVEALEETHCRNLSLINKMASVIQSSLHVFKPVEVARVTQALFLLHYQNPELFNKLRNILVNFLQDSVFPYEVTMLTRVLSMLPCPRLEEGVMSRVDAVLTQCNLNDLNTFALTIAKWVRNDPSYRHNTPSKYVRLLQTLNHCGHVRLNTIDRLDLVLEELKYISGEWFEEMLLEETMVTLQRLADQISWTNVPELAIFLTRTNHLCTPLMERIASVAIKDIDKIHHSATYATLLPFAVLNYDSPKADKLYDTCIQRFTPHISSFDPHLLVLLAYALAVADCFPEELVREIFNINFLGKLDSQLETLPDALNMRIRLRLMELNRAVCLECPEFQVPWFHERYCQQLQRKGNASISPVQQQIHKMLGEVLGGINCARVAVLTPYFYTVDFECVLDRHHQPVAYSEPSTLRISDNGKVHWGSSSLEKARNELPPGAQRVAVDFLDSKSFCKNSHHIKGEAMMRKRHLEILGYRVVQIPHFEWNSMELSTQDAWKEYLKKKIFTEVSP; from the exons ATGTTTCGATTCCGGCTGGTGAGCTCCTGCCTCCGCAGGTGCCTTCATGGTGGGACGGTGAACCAAAGCCAGGTCCTGGAGCAGCTTCAGCTTTGCTCTGCTGAAGACCAAGTGTTTGAGGTGGTGGGCAAGAACAAGGCGAAGCTGGCCGTGAGCCATGTTGCCTGTGCTGTGGGAATGCTGTGGCAGTTTCAGAAAGAGAAGCCACAGATGCTCAGGACTATTGACTTCATCAAGAGCCACCCACAGTTTTTGACCCTCCGGGTTTTGGCAGAGAACAAGATCACCCATATGGATGACATCATGTTGGTAGACATGCTGTACAATGTTCTCAG GCTTAATGTGGATTTTCACGACTCTCTCGTTCAGCAGCTGGTGTCAGAGGCATGGCTCAGGATAGACAG ATTTCCAGTGTCATCCCTCTCCAAGTTTGCCATTTGTCTAAGTGATCAGTACCTGCAACACAGTCCTCTGATGGGCTGCATCACTAATATTCTGGACCAGAAGTTGTCCTCTATTAATGATGCCAG AGTTCTTACTACACTGATGATTAGTGTGTCGGCCTTGGTGTCTCCTCGCCTGCGTGATGCGCTCATCAGCAGGGCAGACCATGTCCTGGACACCACGGATCCCTTGAACTACAACAACCCCCGACGAGTAGTGCAGTTCCTGCGCAACATCAAGTTCAGCCACCGGCCTCTGCTGGAGAAGTGCAACCAGATTatcttgtgcaacattcccaggCTGGATGCAGAgaacatcagcatcatcatggGGCTTTACCAGTCCTTGCAGTTCAGTAACTGTGACTTCAGGCTGGCTGCTAAACAGAGACTCATAGAACTGATCGATTCATGCACTGATCCTTTCTCCTTCACTAAACTGTTTGTGGCTCTCAGTCCTATGGCCAGTCCAGAGATAAGAGAAGG GTTGGAGAACACAGCACTCCTACTGGCAGATGAGTTAAATGCACAGCAGGCCTTGGCTATTGTTGAAGCGCTGGAGGAGACGCACTGCAGGAACCTTAGCTTGATTAACAA GATGGCATCAGTAATCCAAAGTAGCCTTCATGTCTTCAAACCAGTGGAGGTAGCCAGAGTTACCCAAGCCCTTTTTCTGCTGCACTACCAGAACCCTGAACTCTTCAATAAACTAAGGAACATTTTGGTCAA CTTTTTGCAGGACAGCGTCTTCCCCTATGAAGTGACAATGTTGACCCGTGTCCTGTCCATGCTGCCGTGCCCACGACTTGAAGAGGGTGTGATGTCACGGGTCGATGCGGTGCTGACCCAGTGTAATCTCAACGACCTCAACACCTTTGCTCTGACCATCGCCAAATGGGTGCGCAATGACCCGTCCTATCGACACAACACTCCCAGCAAGTATGTGCGTCTGCTGCAGACTCTGAACCACTGTGGGCATGTGAGGCTGAACACCATCGACAGGCTGGACTTGGTGCTTGAGGAGCTGAAGTACATCTCAGGGGAGTGGTTTGAGGAGATGCTGCTGGAAGAGACCATGGTCACACTGCAGAGGCTGGCAGACCAGATAAGCTGGACTAATGTGCCTGAGCTGGCCATCTTCTTAACCAGGACGAATCACCTCTGCACTCCTCTGATGGAGCGTATAGCCAGTGTAGCCATCAAAGACATTGACAAG aTTCACCACTCAGCGACGTATGCCACCCTGCTACCATTTGCCGTACTGAATTATGATTCTCCAAAAGCAGACAAGCTATATGATACATGCATTCAGCGCTTTACCCCTCACATCA GTTCCTTTGACCCACATCTGTTAGTTCTCCTTGCCTACGCCTTGGCAGTGGCTGACTGTTTTCCTGAGGAACTAGTTCGAGAAATCTTCAATATAAACTTTCTGGGAAAGCTGGATTCCCAGCTCGAAA CCCTGCCTGATGCCCTGAACATGAGGATCCGACTGCGTCTCATGGAGCTGAATCGTGCCGTGTGTCTTGAGTGCCCTGAATTCCAGGTCCCATGGTTCCATGAACGCTACTGCCAGCAGCTGCAAAGGAAAG GGAATGCCTCTATCAGTCCTGTGCAACAGCAGATCCACAAAATGCTGGGTGAAGTCCTCGGTGGCATTAATTGTGCCCGAGTAGCAGTCCTCACCCCGTATTTTTACACTGTAG ACTTTGAGTGTGTACTGGACAGACACCATCAGCCTGTGGCTTACAGTGAGCCAAGCACACTGCGGATTTCGGACAATGGAAAGGTTCACTGGGGATCCAGCTCACTGGAAAAAGCCAGGAATGAGTTGCCACCTGGAGCACAGCG TGTTGCTGTGGACTTCTTGGATTCAAAGTCCTTTTGCAAAAATTCTCATCATATAAAAGGTGAAGCCATGATGAGAAAAAGACACCTTGAAATTCTGGGGTATCGTGTTGTTCAG ATCCCTCACTTTGAGTGGAACTCCATGGAGCTTTCGACACAGGATGCTTGGAAGGAATATCTGAAGAAGAAAATATTTACTGAGGTTTCTCCTTGA
- the ppig gene encoding peptidyl-prolyl cis-trans isomerase G, with amino-acid sequence MGIKAQRPRCFLDIGISNVLVGRVVVELFSDVCPKTCENFRCLCTGEKGIGKGTQKPLHYKGCLFHRIVKDFMIQGGDFSEGNGRGGESIYGGFFEDESFSVKHNKEYLLSMANRGKDTNGSQFFITTKPSPHLDGVHVVFGHVISGQEVVQTMESQKTDPNSRPYAEVKVLNCGELIPKAKVKKDGKKERASSSESSSSSDSDSSSESSSESEESEKESKKRKKRAKKQKKKQKKKNKKRSEAGSADEKEEEPILSSVRPEEIPAIPENRFLMRRSPQQVQKQKEEARNDQRKKEDRPRERSFNSQSAYHRRLVMTRSGRKIKGRGPRRYRTPSRSRSRSRDRFRRSETPPHWRQEMQRQRMRAVTGERWIKGDKGDVTESKDEASKASRGGEGRISETRHEHTSESKKDKRRRSHRSKSKEEDASKKEEKHSKNKANKRGKSHSRSKSREKGRSKSRERDHKHKISDRRGRSRSKDRKDNKEKAKESESDQSKERNKRSESDKKHREDAKGRNGERVRTKSRSKERSAAKDGHRSNSRSRDKGRSAVSKDKEEKDRERNRERSRSPVGRHHGEREDKRRGTSGNKDRTRSPDRNRARDSHRGRRSRSKSNNRNHSKERSSHRKDKDRESAHRKRSKSRRSSSSDSGGEEKRRSRKSPDSKKRRADSRRRESSPKSRDSRRSPRADRSSKGEDRNLVKRNRSSSSSSSSSSSSSSSSSDDSD; translated from the exons ATGGGGATCAAGGCCCAGCGCCCACGGTGCTTCCTTGATATCGGAATCAGTAACGTGCTTG TTGGCCGAGTCGTGGTGGAGTTGTTTTCAGATGTCTGCCCCAAAACTTGTGAGAATTTTAGATGCCTCTGCACAG GTGAGAAAGGAATCGGTAAAGGCACACAGAAACCTCTGCATTACAAAGGATGCCTGTTCCACAGAATTGTCAAGGACTTCATGATTCAAGGAGGAGACTTCAGTGAAG GGAATGGAAGAGGAGGTGAATCTATCTATGGAGGCTTTTTTGAAG ATGAAAGCTTCTCTGTCAAACATAACAAGGAGTACCTTCTGTCCATGGCGAACAGGGGTAAAGATACAAATGGATCACAGTTTTTCAT AACAACAAAACCCTCACCACATCTTGATGG TGTTCATGTGGTTTTTGGCCATGTGATCTCTGGCCAAGAGGTTGTCCAGACCATGGAGAGCCAGAAAACAGACCCCAATAGTCGACCATATGCCGAGGTGAAAGTTTTGAACTGTGGGGAGCTCATCCCGAAAGCCAAAG TGAAGAAAGATGGCAAAAAAGAGAGGGCCTCCTCCAGTGAGAGCAGTAGCTCCAGCGACTCAGACAGCTCCTCAGAGTCTTCTTCTGAGTCTGAGGAGTCTGAGAAAGAATCGAAGAAGCGGAAAAAGAGGGcgaaaaagcagaagaagaaacagaagaagaaaaataagaaaag GTCAGAAGCTGGCAGCGCTgatgagaaagaagaggagcCCATTTTATCTAGCGTACGTCCTGAGGAAATTCCAGCCATCCCCGAGAACCGATTCCTCATGAGGAGAAGTCCACAGCAGGTCCAGAAGCAAAAAGAGGAGGCTAGGAACGAccagaggaagaaggaggaccGGCCAAGGGAGAG GTCGTTTAATTCTCAGTCAGCATATCACAGAAGACTGGTGATGACGCGATCGGGCAGGAAGATAAAAGGCAGGGGTCCAAGG CGTTATCGGACTCCGTCACGCTCTCGTTCAAGATCCAGGGATCGCTTCCGGCGCAGCGAAACTCCTCCACACTGGCGACAAGAGATGCAGCGTCAGAGGATGAGGGCAGTCACTGGAGAGCGATGGATCAAGGGTGACAA AGGCGATGTGACTGAGTCCAAGGATGAGGCTTCCAAAGCttccagaggaggagagggaagaataTCAGAAACCAGGCATGAACACACATCTGAGAGTAAAAAAGACAAGAGACGTCGGTCCCACCGATCTAAAAGCAAGGAAGAGGACGCGTCAAAGAAGGAagagaaacacagcaaaaacaaggcAAATAAAAGAGGCAAATCTCACAGccgcagtaaaagcagagaaaagggTAGAtccaaaagcagagagagggatcaTAAACACAAAATTAGCGACAGAAGAGGGCGCTCCAgaagcaaagacagaaaagataacaaagagaaagcaaaagagtCCGAATCTGATCAAAGTAAGGAAAGAAATAAGCGTTCTGAGTCTGATAAGAAGCATAGGGAAGATGCAAAAGGAAGAAATGGTGAGAGAGTCAGGACAAAGTCACGAAGCAAGGAAAGATCAGCCGCCAAAGATGGGCACAGATCAAATAGTAGAAGCAGGGATAAGGGTAGATCTGCAGTGTCAAAAGACaaggaggaaaaagacagagagaggaacaggGAGCGCAGTAGGAGTCCAGTGGGACGGCACCATGGTGAAAGAGAGGATAAGAGGCGAGGGACCTCCGGGAACAAGGATCGAACAAGGAGCCCGGACAGAAACAGGGCCAGAGACTCTCACAGGGGCAGGCGCTCCCGGAGCAAGAGTAACAACAGAAACCATAGCAAAGAGAGGTCATCTCATAGAAAGGATAAGGACAGAGAATCTGCCCACCGCAAGAGATCCAAGAGCAgacgcagcagcagctcagacagtggcggagaggagaaaaggaggagccGAAAAAGCCCCGATTCcaagaagagaagagcagaCAGTCGGCGGCGAGAGTCTTCTCCCAAATCCAGAGACAGCAGGAGAAGCCCGAGAGCAGATCGCAGTTCAAAAGGCGAAGACAGAAACCTCGTCAAGAGGAACAGATcaagctccagctccagctccagctctagctccagctccagctccagctctgaTGATAGTGACTGA
- the cfap210 gene encoding coiled-coil domain-containing protein 173: MMQPADLRQVTVLSRAEWQRIQDQSNQVNRHGQSIREAAQQRKALHLKSQEEVKCWPNTKAGQRQKMLEAKKIREQKEEEQKKLLDIEEAKYQAEKRKEAITKATAQQFYHTDRVKAFHGALLMTEVLKEREAQIELKKRIQSASKDLDKQFITMMMSREDEALQQEQQKALQKQLERQDLAEDLKKQMRETEQARERDKLKKKKEGEEILHLQEMYLAEQTMEKEKKGEQRRNNMQVWKDHISTKDIMRKLDAQKQEVEEERRQLYLTAKQKMMKLRKEKETELHREAQMQRDRLMDKLTATLKDQVIDEEDGDKDGTARAAAEREAKEAQQQRDKEEERAAMLRSIAAHRESMRQEKEQREKMAHENAQAMLQAKREADRIFLEKQQLKAQKMREDAILLQDFNANQMAERNARRQQLKKMEQEFEAKNEELIEQEEKQFQQYTKHVINAAADAQRNVCPLRKAAREGLGGGSGPIFGGVRPRYLVQDHTGAEMARYVTARSQDIKEHLEAVDIEYSKKRLGFVWE, from the exons ATGATGCAACCAGCAGATCTTCGACAAGTCACTGTCTTGTCCCGTGCTGAGTGGCAGAGGATTCAAGATCAATCAAATCAGGTTAATCGCCATGGGCAGAGCATCAGAGAGGCAGCACAACAAAGAAAGGCCTTGCATTTGAAATCACAAGAAGAGGTGAAATGCTGGCCCAACACCAAAGCT GGGCAAAGGCAAAAGATGCTGGAGGCGAAGAAGATTCGGgaacagaaagaagaggagcagaagaaatTACTTGATATAGAGGAGGCCAAATATCAGGCTGAAAAGCGCAAGGAAGCCATCACAAAAGCCACGGCTCAACAGTTTTATCACACTGACCGTGTCAAAGCATTTCAT GGTGCACTCTTAATGACCGAAGTCctgaaggagagggaggcacAAATTGAGCTGAAGAAGAGAATACAAAGTGCATCTAAAGATTTGGACAAACAATTTATCACCATGATGATGTCCAGAGAGGATGAAGCTTTGCAACAGGAGCAGCAGAAAGCTCTTCAGAAACAGCTGGAGAGGCAGGATCTTGCAGAGGATCTCAAAAAGCA AATGAGGGAAACTGAACAGGCAAGAGAGCGAGATAaactaaagaagaagaaagagggagaggaaatcCTGCACCTCCAAGAAATGTATCTGGCAGAGCAAAcaatggagaaagaaaaaaaaggagagcagaggaggaacaACATGCAAGTTTGGAAG GACCATATCTCCACCAAGGACATCATGAGAAAACTGGATGCACAaaagcaggaggtggaggaggagcgaAGACAACTTTATCTCACTGCAAAGCAAAAAATGATGAAGttgaggaaagagaaagagacagagctgcATAG AGAGGCCCAGATGCAGAGGGATAGGTTAATGGACAAACTAACAGCCACACTGAAGGACCAGGTTATCGACGAGGAGGATGGGGACAAGGACGGAACGGCCAGAGCAGCGGCTGAGCGAGAAGCAAAGGAggcacagcagcagagggacaaggaggaggagagggcggCTATGCTGAGGTCTATTGCTGCACATAGAGAATCCATG AGACAGGagaaggagcagagggagaagatGGCACATGAGAACGCCCAGGCCATGCTGCAGGCCAAGAGAGAGGCGGACCGAATATTTTTGGAGAAGCAACAGCTGAAGGCTcaaaaaatgagagaggatgCCATACTCTTACAGGATTTCAATGCAAATCAAATG GCTGAAAGAAACGCCAGACGgcagcagctgaaaaaaatggaacaagAGTTTGAAGCCAAGAACGAAGAACTTATTGAACAAGAGGAGAAACAATTCCAACAGTACACAAAGCACGTAATCAACGCAGCAGCAGACGCTCAACGAAATGTCTGTCCCCTCCGCAAAGCTGCTAGGGAAGGACTTGGAGGAGGGTCTGGTCCCATTTTTGGTGGAGTGAGGCCTCGCTACTTAGTTCAAGACCACACTGGTGCTGAGATGGCCAGATATGTCACTGCCAGAAGCCAGGACATTAAAGAGCATCTTGAGGCCGTCGATATTGAATACTCCAAGAAGCGACTTGGATTTGTGTGGGAATAG
- the phgdh gene encoding D-3-phosphoglycerate dehydrogenase codes for MAPVSIKSVLISESVDPCCKKILEENGIRVTEKPNMKKDDLIAEIKDYDGLVVRSATKVTADVINAASNLKIVGRAGTGVDNVDVDAATKKGIIVMNTPSGNTISAAELTCALLMSLSRHVPQAVMSMKAGNWDRKKFMGAELYGKTLGILGLGRIGKEVATRMQSFGMKTIGYDPITPPEVSASWGVEQMSLDQLWPQCDYITVHTPLMPSTAGLLNDESFAKCKKGVKVVNCARGGIIDEAALLRALESGQCGGAGLDVFVEEPPKNRSLVDHPNVISCPHLGASTKEAQARCGQDIALQIVDMVKGKSLVGAVNAQVLASTFSQESHQWIKLGEAIGAVLQSCATSKQSFSQVQITTQGDCLKTSTGYMTSAVMVGLLNCESIGCPNLVSVLTLAKERGIMVNQNHSQLDGAAHGVCKVEISASGCNYKASGSIQAGVPVLLELNGSVFRQPVSLTGNLLFFKASASLQLLPSVAGMLATTGVHIESLSAPAAQAGDLWYCVGMSSLLGDLGALKPLVKEAAQLAI; via the exons atGGCCCCGGTTTCCATCAAAAGTGTTTTAATTAGTGAAAGTGTCGATCCTTGCTGCAAGAAGATTCTTGAGGAAAATGGAATCCGAGTCACGGAAAAGCCAAATATGAAAAAGGATGATTTGATTGCGGAGATAAAG GACTATGATGGCCTTGTGGTTAGATCTGCAACCAAGGTGACAGCCGATGTCATCAATGCTGCAAGTAATCTCAAAATCGTTGGAAGAGCAGGGACTGGTGTGGACAATGTGGATGTGGACGCTGCCACTAAGAAGGGCATTATTGTCATGAA CACACCAAGCGGCAACACCATCAGTGCTGCAGAGCTGACATGTGCCCTGTTGATGAGCCTCTCAAG aCATGTACCTCAAGCTGTGATGTCTATGAAAGCGGGCAACTGGGATCGCAAAAAG TTCATGGGTGCAGAGCTGTATGGCAAAACCCTTGGAATACTTGGACTTGGGAGAATAGGGAAGGAAGTAGCCACCAGAATGCAGTCATTTGGCATGAAG ACTATTGGCTACGATCCAATTACTCCACCTGAGGTGTCAGCCAGCTGGGGAGTGGAGCAGATGTCTCTTGATCAGCTTTGGCCCCAGTGTGACTATATTACTGTCCACACTCCTCTGATGCCCTCCACTGCTG GTCTACTTAATGATGAAAGTTTTGCTAAGTGCAAGAAAGGAGTAAAGGTTGTGAACTGTGCACGTGGGGGCATCATCGATGAGGCTGCTCTCCTCCGGGCTTTGGAGTCTGGACAGTGTGGAGGGGCGGGCCTTGATGTCTTTGTTGAG GAGCCACCTAAGAACCGCTCCCTGGTGGATCATCCCAATGTGATCAGCTGTCCTCACCTGGGAGCCAGTACCAAAGAGGCACAGGCGCGTTGCGGTCAGGACATTGCCCTGCAGATTGTGGACATGGTGAAGGGCAAGAGCCTGGTTGGAGCA gtaaatgcacaggttttggCAAGCACTTTCTCCCAAGAATCTCATCAATGGATCAAGCTTGGAGAAGCCATTGGAGCTGTGCTGCAGTCATGCGCCACTTCTAAACAATCATTCAGCCAGGTCCAGATAACCACTCAAG GGGATTGTTTGAAGACTTCCACTGGTTACATGACTTCTGCCGTAATGGTTGGCCTGCTGAACTGTGAATCCATCGGCTGCCCCAACCTTGTCAGTGTGCTGACCCTTGCCAAGGAGCGTGGAATTATG GTAAACCAAAACCACAGCCAGTTGGATGGGGCTGCACATGGCGTGTGTAAGGTGGAAATCTCGGCCAGTGGCTGCAACTACAAAGCCAGTGGTTCAATTCAAGCTGGTGTGCCTGTTCTGCTGGAGCTGAACGGCAGTGTGTTCAGACAGCCTGTCTCACTCACCGGCAACCTGCTGTTCTTTAAGGCCTCAGCCAGTCTTCAGCTCCTGCCCTCTGTGGCTG GAATGCTGGCCACAACTGGAGTGCACATTGAGTCGCTCAGTGCTCCTGCTGCCCAGGCTGGGGATCTGTGGTATTGCGTTGGGATGTCCTCTCTCCTCGGAGACCTTGGTGCCTTGAAGCCTCTGGTCAAGGAGGCAGCACAGCTCGCCATATAA